Genomic DNA from Patescibacteria group bacterium:
TCAAAATATTTTTGATTAATGGGATTTTCCAAATCTATATAAAGCTTGTTATCGGAACTTATCTTGTCATAAATAAATTTAAGCAAGGTGGTTTTGCCGGTTCGGCGCATACCAGTAATCACAATTGCTTCTGGAGAACTTAAATATGGTTTTATTTTGATGTAGATATCTCGTTGTATAATCATATAATTATAACTTTACACAAATCCTATTTATTTGTCAAGTTCTACTTTACTCTATATTCAATATAAAGTAAAGTCAAGTTTAATTTTTCTTAGATGTTAAAATATCACGATGTAAATCTAATATAGGCCGGCAACTCGAGCGGCTTTCATTCTCTTAAGGGATCGTACCCATTTTTAACTTCTTCTCCGTCAAGATGCCCATCGCCGTCTGTATCTGGATTAAGCGGGTCTGTGCCTAATTTCCCCTCATCGCCGTCAAAAAGCCCATCTTTATCAGTATCCGGTGGTGGAGTCGGGATAAAAGTCGCCGGGTCAATCCTAATCACCGGTAAAACTTTGCCGGCCTTAATCTCTGCCTTAGTTTCCAGAGAAATATTAAAACCAATCTTTTCTTCATTGGTCATTTCCCGAAACTCGCTTGGTAGACTCTCAACATATTCTCTGGACCCAATCAAAGGTTGGCTAATATCCGGACTCGTTTCTTTATCACCTTGGGCGGGCTGGGTCCCCTGACCCAAACCCGGGCTTACCGGCCCTGGTTTTTGCAACTGCCAAAACACAACCACGCCAGCAATAATCAGGAGTAAAACAATGATTAAAATTATAAGAATCTTTTTCATTTAGATAATTTTCTATTGATAATCTAAAACTAGCAAAAAAGTATCTGCACTATTGACAATCAGGATGAGGCATTTGCAAACACCTGAATTATCTTTATTGGCAAGGCCGCTACCATCCAAACACGCAACGGCAATAAACTGTTGAGAGTTGTCCGGCGCCAAAAGCCCATATCATAGGAACATTTAATTGATTGCCGGGTATCGGACCAGCCCCAGTGGTCCGTATCGCTGTATTCCACCCAGAATCATCATAACCTAAATTCATCCACCCCGCGGCAGGGCTCTGCGTACACTTCCAATCAGGCAAATTATTAGTAGTTACCTTTGAGCTATCTGGTTTTGTTAAA
This window encodes:
- a CDS encoding thrombospondin type 3 repeat-containing protein — encoded protein: MKKILIILIIVLLLIIAGVVVFWQLQKPGPVSPGLGQGTQPAQGDKETSPDISQPLIGSREYVESLPSEFREMTNEEKIGFNISLETKAEIKAGKVLPVIRIDPATFIPTPPPDTDKDGLFDGDEGKLGTDPLNPDTDGDGHLDGEEVKNGYDPLRE